A single window of Ovis canadensis isolate MfBH-ARS-UI-01 breed Bighorn chromosome 15, ARS-UI_OviCan_v2, whole genome shotgun sequence DNA harbors:
- the LOC138421039 gene encoding olfactory receptor 5M5, whose protein sequence is MLAPKKMGRGNSTLVTEFVLLGLTDVPYLQPILFVLFLGIYLITVGGNLGMLLLIRIDTRLHTPMYFFLASLSCLDLWYSTNMTPKMLVNFLSEKEDISYTACLIQCYFFIAIVITEYYMLAVMAYDRYMAICNPLIYSSKMSKGVCIRLIAGPYTYGFLSGLMKTMWTYRLNFCGSNVINHFYCADPPLIRLSCSDTYIKETPMFVVAGFNLSNSLLIILISYIFILTAVLRMRSAEGRHKAFSTCGSHLVAVTVFYGTLFCMYLRPPTDQSVGQSKTIAVFYTFVSPMLNPIIYSLRNKDVKQAFCKLIRRKVLLN, encoded by the coding sequence ATGCTGGCACCTaagaaaatgggcagaggaaattCCACCTTGGTGACTGAATTTGTTCTTTTGGGATTGACAGATGTTCCATATCTTCAGCCCATTCTCTTTGTGCTGTTCCTGGGGATCTATCTGATTACCGTGGGAGGGAACCTTGGGATGTTGCTGTTGATCAGGATAGATACACGCCTCCACACCCCTATGTACTTTTTTCTTGCCAGTTTGTCCTGCTTGGATTTGTGGTATTCCACTAACATGACTCCCAAGATGTTGGTGAATTTCTTATCAGAGAAAGAAGACATTTCCTACACTGCTTGTTTAATCCAGTGCTATTTTTTCATTGCCATAGTGATTACTGAATATTACATGCTAGCTGTGATGGCTTATGATAGGTACATGGCCATCTGCAACCCTTTGATTTATAGCAGCAAAATGTCCAAGGGGGTCTGCATTCGCCTGATTGCTGGTCCATATACCTACGGGTTCCTTAGTGGCCTGATGAAAACCATGTGGACATACCGCTTGAACTTCTGTGGCTCCAATGTCATTAATCACTTCTATTGCGCTGACCCACCCCTCATTCGACTCTCCTGCTCTGACACTTACATTAAGGAGACACCCATGTTTGTGGTGGCAGGATTTAACCTCTCCAACTCTCTTCTCATAATCCTCATCTCCTACATCTTCATTCTCACTGCCGTCCTGAGGATGCGCTCTGCTGAAGGCAGGCACAAAGCTTTTTCCACCTGTGGGTCCCATCTGGTGGCAGTGACTGTGTTTTATGGGACCCTGTTCTGTATGTACCTTAGACCTCCCACAGACCAGTCAGTGGGGCAGTCCAAAACCATTGCTGTTTTCTACACTTTTGTAAGCCCTATGTTGAACCCCATCATTTATAGTTTGAGGAACAAGGATGTGAAACAAGCCTTTTGTAAATTGATTAGAAGAAAGGTACTTTTGAACTAA